The Nyctibius grandis isolate bNycGra1 chromosome 9, bNycGra1.pri, whole genome shotgun sequence genome segment CCGCGCCGGCGCCTTCACCCCCGCCCGGCCACATGGACGCTTCGCACAAACCTGCCGAGGCTGGACCCAAACccagcgcccgccgccgggAAGCGCCTGCCCGGCTCCCCTCACGCAGGCACGAAGGGGCTGGCCCGCCTCCGCGCAGCTcacccccagcccggcccggcgcgggcGGTGCTGCGGAGaggccgccccgcgccccgctaGCGCGGCGGAAGCGGCGGGGCCGAGCGCAAGCtccgccctgcagccctggcccagCTCCGGCGTGAGGTGAGTGAGGGTCCCGGTTGCTCCCCCCCGAGAGGCAAATGCTTCCGCGGTTGGGTTTTAGTGTGTGAAGGTGGATGAAGCTGAAGTTCCGCACTTTTCTTGCACGACTCTACGGGGCCGGTTATGGTGTTTCACCGTGAGAGCCCCGGAGGAGGGAGCGTGTGCTCCGGTACGGGGCGGCGGCTGCTGGGGCGAGGCCAGGCCGCGCTCCCCTCTGTCAGTGGGGCGGCATTCGCAGCCTGAACACTCTTAACTCTGCTATTTCCAGGGAGGGAATTACCTAGGCTTATTCCTGCCTTTTTTCACCCCCTCTACAGACAGCTGcatgctgctgcctggcacACGGCTGGTTCGCCGACCTCTCTGCTGCATCCGTGCTTTGGGCCGCCTGCCCTCACGCTCCCTCATGAATCTCGGGGAGCTCGTTTCTGCCCTGAATGACTTTGCATCCCTCTCCCTGGCTGAAAGCTGGGACAATGTGGGGTTGCTGGTGGAACCAAGTCCTCCCCACACTGTGAACACCCTTTTCCTCACTAATGATCTCACTGAGGAGGTGATGGAAGAGGCAGTGCAGAAGAAGGCAGACCTTATTCTTTCTTACCACCCTCCTATATTCACACCACTCAAGCGAGTAACGTGGAAGACCTGGAAGGAACGGCTGGTGGTCCAAGCCCTGGAGCACAGAATCGGGATTTACTCTCCACATACGGCGTATGATGCCATACCTCATGGAGTCAATAACTGGCTAACAAAGGGACTTGGTGAGattctgttaaaaacaaacaaacaaaaaaggttaAAATTATTCATCAGTATATGCTATTTTATGTGGGGACCTTccctcattttccttccttccagctttTACAATTATGATTTGAGGactttttgtgtaatttttttttcccccaatattCTTCTAGTACTTCTAAGTACCCTAAACATATTTTAAGGAATTTATCTTGGCAAGGAATACCGGATACAAACCCTAGAGGACATTTTCAGATGCATGACTGTACTATTGGATGTAGTCAGAACCGGTGCAGCATATTTATTGTCCATCTTGGTTGCAAAGTTTAGACCACTGACTTTAAATCACCACCTTTAATTTATAAAGTGCAAGATCTCATTGTTTGCAAAGGACTTAAGGTATTTGAAATTCTTTTAGATTTTTATCCTGTATTGTGGCTCATAAATGAAAACAGCTATGTCTTTTCCAGACTGATTTACGAACCAGAaactattttggttttgtacaaTTCTTAGGATAAAACGGATGGCATTAAGAATGACAAATAATATATATCGATTAAATTTTTTGCACTTTGAATAGACTGTGCCTAATGGAGACAACAGGGCAAGAAGTCCTCAGTTCTGGTCAGAGAAAATGGATTCAAGgtcaaaatttgcattttttttggttgtaCCTTTTTAGGATATGTGCTGAATCAGTATTAGGATACTTACCTGGCTTTATAAAACAGCAATCTTGTACTCTTCTCTCAGGTGCCTGTACTTCTGTCCCACTGCATCCATCAACGGTGCCAAGCTATCCAGCTGGGGGCACTCACCGGGTAGAATTCTGCACAGCCAACACTGAGCATCTGGATGTGGTGCTGTCCAAAATCAAAGACATCCAAGGGATCTCCTGTCTCACTACTCTCCCTGCCAGGTATCTGCTTCACTCTCTAATGTTGTATTCTTTCTTGTTGTTTGAAATAATAAGTTGCTGAAATTGTGCCCTACTGTTGTAATCACTTTGTTCCTCTGTGcattgctgatatttttttcagcaacagaTCTATAAACTTGAGGAATAATCATTCCTTTCTGACCAATCTATATGTTATACTAAATAGTAACAGAAATTCAGTGTAGCATCACATAGATTAGAGGGGGTAAAGAAGAGTATTGACGGGAAATTTGGTGAGGACAGTTAAATTCCCGTATCTGTTTCTTCCAAAAGAGTACACTAGACTAGGCTAGGCTATTACAatgccttcttttttcctttctctgtggtAGAATAGCCACTGGGATAAAACAGCTTTCTTTTATATTAATATGACGCTGAAATTTTATCTCGTTTCTTAGCAAGCACCAAGCATATCTTTTCTCAGGGTTGAAGGTGAGGAGCAAACACGAGTCAGTTTGAACTGCTCTCAGAAAGCACTGTTGGGTGTGGTGGCATTATTGTCCCAGAACAGCCTTCTTTATCACAAGACCGAGATTCTCTTATTACAAAAGGTAACAAAATCATGTATTACGTCCAGTGAATGTATTACTTGTGCGAGCTGAGTGCCCTAAACACTGAAATCCAGTAGTCAGTAGCATCACAGGTTTCCTATGCTACGCCGTCAGTGCCCTGAAGTACTGGCCTGTGGGGATTTGAAGCCACACACGTTTtccaaaacaatgaaaatagcTGTGTGGCCTGTCCTAATTCTTAAATCCGTTCCAGTAGCTAGTATAGTTAGTATGTTACATTCGAGAACAtcacatacatattttttcataaagttCAGAGGCATTCCTGAATGCCCAATATACTCATCTTTGTACAGTATGGAAAGCAACGCCAACTTCTGGAGTCAGCTTTCTCacagtaattttaatttcttttcagcctcTTCTTCCCCATACTGGAATGGGACGTCTGTGCACACTGAGCGAGCCAGTCTCCTTGTCAGACATAACTGAGCGTATCAAAAGCCACCTAAAATTACCTCACATCCGCTTAGCCGTGGGAATGGGCAAGACACTAGGTAAATGGGCCTGCCAGTAAGACTGTCCATTAGAACCAGTATTCCAGGAAGACAAGGAGCATGAGTGTGTGAAATACTGCTGTCTTGAATAGGTTTACTTCTAAGTAGTATGAAGCACTGTTAAAGACAAGATGATACAGCATTTTAGAACTTACATGATACAATCATGGAAAAAGAAccacttctgtgtttttaattgCAAGTTCTATGTTATGCTGGTTGTCACTGTGCAGAAGGGACAGCACAAGTTGAATACGAGACATCCTTTTTCATAACTTGTATAATGactaaagatttttttgccCCCCCGGATATCACACACAAATGTGTACCGTTTCATTGTACACACTCTTCTGTGACTGAATGTTAAATTTCAAAGCACCTTAAAATAGTAAGACGCTTTATGCTAGCCTTATGAACATGTAACCATACATGTTTTCATGAAAGAGAAATAGTGGCAAAGGAGGTGAACTATCCTAGCTCAAACAGTGGGCCACTAGTAAAATGTGGAGCAAGCATCCTCTTATCCCAGTTACCTATCCTAATCTCTAAGGAGCACAGCTATTAGAGTTTGTGAGAGTAAATTTGTTGAGAACTCCTTGTAACTTATGAGACAGAAGTCTTATTAGAATCCTCTTATACTACCAATagtagtaaaaaaaaccccaaactattTTGAAGCCTCTCATCATGGTGTGGGATTGTAGTGGTGTGATGCCACTTAAATCAACAGTAATTACATGGCAACATACTGTAAAACCTTAATAGAATTTGAAAACTCCGTGTTGTGTGTCCCCTCTCCCTAGTGAATGTCATATATATGGAGAATTAAATTTCCTCTCACTACCACATATGTAATAGCTTGGAATCAGCTATCATAGCAAACAGGCAAATTTTTAATGGCATGGACCATCTCTCAGCTTGCATTGAGATTGGCTGCCTGAGAGCTGAAAGTTAGGAACCAGTGTATCTCAGAGGCAAAATGCTGCCTTAGTGGCATCATTAACTGGAAAACAAGAGAGTCCTGGAAAGAGTAGCAGCCTATTAAAGGGTTCAGAAA includes the following:
- the NIF3L1 gene encoding NIF3-like protein 1, translating into MLLPGTRLVRRPLCCIRALGRLPSRSLMNLGELVSALNDFASLSLAESWDNVGLLVEPSPPHTVNTLFLTNDLTEEVMEEAVQKKADLILSYHPPIFTPLKRVTWKTWKERLVVQALEHRIGIYSPHTAYDAIPHGVNNWLTKGLGACTSVPLHPSTVPSYPAGGTHRVEFCTANTEHLDVVLSKIKDIQGISCLTTLPARVEGEEQTRVSLNCSQKALLGVVALLSQNSLLYHKTEILLLQKPLLPHTGMGRLCTLSEPVSLSDITERIKSHLKLPHIRLAVGMGKTLDSPVKKAALCAGSGSSVLKGMEADLYLTGEMSHHDVLDAVANGISVILCEHSNTERGFLSELRDMLAVHLQNKINIIVSEKDRDPLQVA